In Synergistaceae bacterium, a genomic segment contains:
- a CDS encoding HAD family phosphatase, which translates to MIATPIAFLAGEKRKQRSKPEAIKAIIFDLDGTLIDSEENHYESDRVLLARRGVTFSREDKRAFIGRGISEMVRRIKANYGLESDVQSLIDEKNAIYRSLALKSTRLYPPMRAVLEGFRERKLPMAIATGSNSGIAEDILKSLGIRDFFSMILSSSEVNKGKPEPDIFLETARRMGVEPQAVMAFEDTRFGVEAALRAGMCCVALPAPSDDGDAGVFDQADCLIKGGPDELDPQSFFWWFDTLTKL; encoded by the coding sequence ATGATAGCGACACCTATTGCGTTTCTCGCGGGGGAGAAACGGAAGCAGAGGAGCAAGCCCGAGGCTATCAAGGCCATAATCTTCGACCTGGACGGTACGCTAATAGACAGCGAGGAGAATCACTACGAGAGCGACCGGGTGCTGCTTGCGCGAAGGGGTGTTACATTCTCACGAGAGGACAAGAGGGCCTTCATCGGCAGGGGCATTTCCGAGATGGTCAGGCGAATCAAGGCCAACTACGGCCTGGAGAGCGACGTGCAGAGCCTTATCGACGAGAAGAACGCGATCTACAGGTCCCTGGCGCTGAAGTCGACCCGCCTCTACCCTCCCATGAGGGCGGTGCTTGAAGGCTTCAGGGAGAGAAAGCTCCCCATGGCGATTGCAACCGGCTCGAACTCCGGCATCGCAGAAGACATTCTGAAGTCCCTGGGCATACGGGACTTTTTTTCCATGATACTGTCGTCATCCGAGGTCAACAAGGGAAAGCCCGAGCCGGACATCTTTCTAGAGACAGCTCGGCGGATGGGCGTGGAGCCGCAGGCCGTCATGGCTTTCGAGGACACTCGCTTCGGGGTGGAGGCGGCCCTCCGGGCGGGGATGTGCTGCGTGGCCCTGCCGGCGCCGTCCGACGACGGGGACGCCGGTGTGTTCGACCAGGCGGACTGCCTCATCAAGGGAGGCCC